TTTTGCAGCACTGTTCTAATTGCGTATTCCCGATTCCTGTTTTCTACCGATTCTCCGCTGCAGCAACAATGACTTTCACTACACTTTCGGGATCGTTCATAAAAAAGGTGTGTCCACCGGTAACTTCTGTGACGCTTGCTTTTGCACGGTCATACATTTTATGTTCCAGTACGGGATTGACGGTACCGTCATCCGTAGGTAGTATGGCGTAGGTTGGCTTGGTCTTCCAGGCGGCCACACTTACTTTGTCAGTGAAGGCAGTAACGGTTAGCGGTATCTGTGAATCGTACATGAAATCGGATTTGGCGGCAGATTGACCAGTAGCGAATGTTGCATTGAATTTCTCTTTATCCAGGTATACGAGACCTTTTGCATCCGGCGGGAGGATCCCATTCACATCCAGTATCGGTGCAGATTGTACGAGGTCCAGCGTTGACTCTCCTGCATCCGGAGCAAAAGCAGCCACATATACCAGACTTTTTACCTTTTCATGTGTACCAGCCTGCGTAATCACGGTACCGCCCCAGGAATGCCCTACCAGCACCACAGGGCCTTCCTGCCTGTCAAGCGCTGCATTGGTAGCATTCAGATCTGCCTCAAGGGTAGAG
The DNA window shown above is from Chitinophaga agri and carries:
- a CDS encoding alpha/beta hydrolase, with the protein product MGQDSVKNIVIVHGAFADASGWEPAYHLLKKKGFNVTLVQNPTSTLEADLNATNAALDRQEGPVVLVGHSWGGTVITQAGTHEKVKSLVYVAAFAPDAGESTLDLVQSAPILDVNGILPPDAKGLVYLDKEKFNATFATGQSAAKSDFMYDSQIPLTVTAFTDKVSVAAWKTKPTYAILPTDDGTVNPVLEHKMYDRAKASVTEVTGGHTFFMNDPESVVKVIVAAAENR